One Ostrea edulis chromosome 2, xbOstEdul1.1, whole genome shotgun sequence genomic region harbors:
- the LOC125681601 gene encoding uncharacterized protein LOC125681601 encodes MNKIILIACLVGSVVCQDDGSTLLHNLFNQMDLNLDGFLSMSEAQEVLKAMDSNDDKMVTEKEFYLGLVDSAPTLWYCGKTFYAALDVDHVHLIKEQHINTIYRDMDTNQNGIVSEEEFTNYLINLEKDCRTNGHINQAKRFLPKRSR; translated from the exons ATGAACAAGATCATCCTCATCGCCTGTCTGGTAGGGAGTGTGGTATG CCAAGACGATGGGTCGACTCTGTTACACAATCTATTCAACCAAATGGACCTCAATTTAGATGGATTTTTGTCAATGTCAGAGGCTCAGGAAGTTTTAAAAGCAATGGATTCAAACG ACGATAAGATGGTGACCGAGAAGGAGTTCTACCTTGGATTGGTTGACAGCGCCCCGACACTGTGGTATTGTGGCAAGACCTTCTACGCTGCTCTGGACGTAGACCATGTTCATTTGATTAAAGAACAGCACATCAACACCATCTACAGGGACATGGACACCAACC aaAATGGAATTGTGAGCGAAGAGGAATTCACTAATTACCTTATAAAT TTGGAAAAGGACTGCCGCACGAACGGACACATCAACCAGGCTAAAAGGTTTCTACCAAAACGATCCAGATAA